In Priestia megaterium NBRC 15308 = ATCC 14581, the following proteins share a genomic window:
- a CDS encoding iron chaperone produces MEVFAEYLARIDSPDHRDRTEEVLAWIANTFPNLEPQIKWNTPMFTDHGTFIIGFASAKHHLSVSPEETGIAHFNDDIAQAGYSATKGLFRILWTEPVNYELLKKIIEFNMLDKKDCSTFWRK; encoded by the coding sequence ATGGAAGTTTTTGCAGAATATTTAGCGCGTATAGATAGCCCTGACCACCGTGATCGAACAGAGGAAGTTTTGGCTTGGATTGCTAATACTTTCCCGAATTTGGAACCACAAATCAAATGGAATACGCCAATGTTTACTGATCATGGAACATTCATCATCGGCTTTGCCTCAGCGAAACATCATTTGAGCGTTTCACCTGAAGAAACAGGGATTGCGCACTTTAATGATGACATTGCCCAGGCTGGATACAGCGCTACCAAAGGCCTATTTCGAATTCTATGGACTGAGCCAGTAAACTATGAATTACTTAAAAAAATAATTGAGTTTAATATGTTAGATAAGAAAGACTGTTCAACTTTTTGGCGGAAATAA
- a CDS encoding tetratricopeptide repeat protein produces the protein MNNKLDKALALRKNGNHKESNELLSELVKEFPDDGLYNYQCAWSFDILGEEEKAVPFYENAIKIGLPSKDMEGAILGLGSTYRALGEYEKSKDIFLKGMELFPDNHVIKVFYSMTLYNLKEHSKAMELLLKCLLNTTNDNEILSYKKALHFYSDKLDQTWK, from the coding sequence TTGAATAACAAATTAGATAAAGCATTAGCGTTACGAAAGAATGGAAATCACAAAGAATCTAACGAATTGCTAAGTGAATTAGTTAAGGAATTTCCAGACGATGGTTTATATAATTATCAATGTGCTTGGAGCTTCGACATATTAGGAGAAGAAGAAAAGGCAGTACCCTTTTACGAAAATGCCATAAAGATAGGATTACCTTCTAAGGATATGGAAGGGGCAATATTGGGATTGGGCAGCACATATAGAGCCTTGGGGGAATATGAAAAGTCAAAAGATATATTTTTAAAAGGAATGGAATTGTTCCCAGATAATCATGTAATTAAAGTGTTTTATTCCATGACCTTATACAATTTAAAAGAACATAGCAAAGCGATGGAACTGTTACTGAAATGCTTACTAAATACGACAAATGACAATGAAATACTAAGTTATAAAAAAGCCTTACATTTCTATTCAGATAAACTAGATCAGACTTGGAAGTAG
- a CDS encoding RNA polymerase alpha subunit C-terminal domain-containing protein yields the protein MKTQKGNLRICHKGHKYYKSSNCPTCPTCEQERKPDNGFLSVLSAPARRALESNEITSLQQLSKFSEKEILQFHGMGPASLPKLRTALQANGLAFKN from the coding sequence ATGAAAACTCAAAAGGGAAATCTAAGAATCTGTCATAAAGGACACAAATATTATAAAAGCAGTAACTGTCCGACCTGCCCAACCTGTGAGCAAGAACGCAAACCTGACAATGGATTTCTTTCAGTGCTATCAGCACCAGCAAGACGAGCATTGGAAAGCAACGAGATAACTTCTTTGCAGCAGCTATCAAAATTTAGTGAAAAAGAGATATTACAATTTCATGGTATGGGGCCGGCTTCTTTACCTAAACTTAGAACAGCTTTGCAGGCCAATGGGTTAGCCTTTAAAAATTAA
- a CDS encoding DNA alkylation repair protein, protein MDFEMVMKELEALGTERIKKTYINNGAHDPLFGVATGKMKPIAKKIKKNQALAEQLYASGNYDAMYFAGIIADPTEMTAEDFERWIDKAYFYMLSDYVVAVTLSETDFAQVVADKWVASGEELKMSAGWSCYCWLLGNRPDDEFSTSKIADMLNQVENTIHDSPDRAKSAMNNFIYTVGVSYLPLHEKALETAKAVGPVEVKKDKKKSSILLASENIQKDIDRGRLGFKRKHVRC, encoded by the coding sequence ATGGATTTTGAAATGGTTATGAAAGAACTAGAAGCGCTTGGTACGGAACGAATTAAAAAGACTTACATAAACAATGGTGCACACGATCCGCTTTTTGGAGTGGCAACAGGAAAAATGAAGCCGATTGCAAAGAAAATCAAGAAAAACCAGGCTTTAGCTGAGCAGCTTTACGCTTCTGGCAATTACGATGCTATGTATTTTGCTGGTATCATTGCAGACCCAACAGAGATGACTGCGGAGGATTTTGAGCGTTGGATTGATAAAGCGTATTTTTACATGCTATCCGATTATGTAGTTGCAGTCACTTTGTCAGAAACCGATTTTGCGCAAGTTGTTGCTGATAAATGGGTGGCAAGCGGTGAAGAACTTAAAATGTCGGCAGGTTGGAGTTGTTACTGCTGGCTTTTAGGTAATCGTCCTGACGATGAATTTAGCACAAGCAAGATTGCCGATATGCTTAATCAAGTGGAAAACACGATTCACGATTCTCCAGATCGAGCGAAATCGGCTATGAATAATTTTATCTATACAGTCGGTGTTTCATATTTGCCACTTCATGAGAAGGCGCTTGAAACGGCAAAGGCAGTAGGTCCAGTCGAAGTTAAGAAGGATAAGAAAAAAAGTAGTATTCTTCTTGCTTCCGAAAACATTCAAAAGGATATAGATAGAGGACGGCTTGGTTTCAAACGCAAACATGTAAGGTGTTAG